One genomic region from Lysobacterales bacterium encodes:
- a CDS encoding GTP-binding protein TypA, with protein MQTALSLSLGVLAWAASAHAHGAAKGGPAFTPLFTQTFTQAESQNHRVLADGTIITFGSGRGRGRHEMEGEFYEFGPLYFQQRTFQFEIRDHVAAGRDYIEIIYEPEYAYYNPPQCRNAYATQRPDGSGAGQWRSNFNNNMTFDPQPISPARPDGTGQRWACFIRRNAHSGSDGRLRVGDQMEVEFQTFIGLTETDPKFVGRRVYYTETFRFRLGQPGLMIADDPATHARISSGGAATAPWVRATSTVEPNQVISTSGDMLTYWTGAVGSSPQATHRILDRPSSTAGGFRSHVVQSGIRDFTAFRREAHNLRWQTLRDFLNGRRLLHSSMVDGQHSEAGNGVLPELVNLARGLNVQNSCVACHVNNGRGPAPTGGAPLSTMAFKLSSGELDASGRPQPHPLFGSMLQWRSLNSAVPAEPQAQLAYTTVNGTYADGSTYQLQAPVYSFVGGPSSGGGGNRIFASSFEPNDGASSGIQFFSPRMPQSLAGLGLLEAIDEATLLERHDPNDSNGDGISGRASLVTQSGAPNPYVGRFGWKADQYSLRRFIAHALRNDIGVKTSVFPQLDCTASQSACAQQAQSGASLSDRALDLLTVYIQALGAPGRRPHTVDLPAVARGEAAFATLGCADCHTPTLRTGMKHPLAELRGQTIRPYTDLLLHDMGPELADQLSSNGEQNREWRTPALWGLGMRQAVNGHSRLLHDGRARSLEEAILWHGGEAQSSRNRFRTAAASVRQDLIAFLESL; from the coding sequence ATGCAGACTGCGCTCTCCTTGAGCCTGGGTGTGCTCGCCTGGGCCGCTTCCGCACACGCACACGGCGCCGCCAAGGGCGGGCCAGCCTTCACGCCGCTGTTCACGCAGACGTTCACCCAGGCCGAATCGCAGAACCACCGCGTTCTGGCGGACGGCACCATCATCACCTTCGGCAGCGGTCGTGGCCGGGGTCGGCACGAGATGGAGGGCGAGTTCTACGAGTTCGGACCGCTGTACTTCCAGCAGCGCACCTTCCAGTTCGAGATACGCGATCACGTCGCCGCCGGTCGCGACTACATCGAGATCATCTACGAACCCGAGTACGCCTACTACAACCCCCCGCAGTGCCGGAACGCCTATGCAACCCAGCGCCCCGACGGCAGCGGCGCCGGTCAGTGGCGCTCGAACTTCAACAACAACATGACCTTCGACCCGCAGCCGATCAGCCCGGCGCGTCCGGACGGCACGGGCCAGCGCTGGGCCTGTTTCATTCGCCGCAATGCCCATTCCGGCAGCGACGGGCGGCTGCGGGTCGGCGATCAGATGGAGGTCGAGTTCCAGACCTTCATTGGCCTGACCGAAACCGACCCCAAGTTCGTCGGTCGCCGCGTGTATTACACGGAGACCTTCCGTTTCCGCCTGGGTCAGCCCGGTCTGATGATCGCGGACGACCCGGCCACGCATGCGCGGATCAGCTCCGGCGGTGCGGCCACGGCGCCGTGGGTGCGCGCCACCAGCACGGTCGAACCGAATCAGGTCATCAGCACCAGCGGCGACATGCTGACCTACTGGACAGGCGCGGTCGGCAGCAGTCCGCAGGCGACCCACCGCATTCTCGATCGGCCCAGTTCCACCGCCGGTGGCTTCCGCAGCCACGTTGTGCAGAGCGGTATCCGCGACTTCACCGCGTTCCGCCGCGAGGCCCACAACCTGCGCTGGCAGACGCTGCGCGATTTCTTGAACGGCCGGCGTTTGCTCCACAGCTCGATGGTCGACGGCCAGCACAGCGAGGCAGGTAACGGAGTCCTGCCTGAACTGGTGAACCTCGCACGCGGGCTGAACGTGCAGAACTCCTGCGTGGCCTGTCACGTCAACAATGGGCGCGGGCCCGCGCCGACCGGCGGAGCTCCCCTGTCGACGATGGCGTTCAAGCTCAGCTCCGGTGAGCTCGATGCCAGCGGACGCCCGCAGCCACATCCGCTGTTCGGTTCGATGCTGCAGTGGCGCTCGCTCAACTCAGCGGTCCCGGCTGAACCGCAGGCCCAGCTCGCTTACACCACCGTCAATGGCACCTATGCGGACGGCAGCACGTATCAGCTGCAGGCACCCGTCTACAGCTTCGTCGGTGGGCCCAGCAGCGGCGGTGGTGGCAACCGGATTTTCGCGTCCTCGTTCGAACCGAACGACGGGGCGTCTTCGGGCATCCAGTTCTTCTCGCCGCGGATGCCGCAGAGCCTGGCCGGTCTGGGCTTGCTGGAGGCGATCGACGAGGCCACCCTGCTGGAGCGGCATGACCCCAACGACAGCAATGGCGATGGCATCTCGGGTCGAGCCAGCCTCGTCACTCAGAGCGGCGCGCCCAACCCCTATGTCGGCCGCTTCGGTTGGAAAGCTGACCAGTACAGCCTGCGACGTTTCATCGCCCACGCCCTGCGCAATGACATCGGCGTCAAAACCAGCGTGTTTCCGCAGCTAGACTGCACGGCAAGCCAGAGTGCCTGCGCGCAGCAGGCGCAGTCCGGCGCCAGCCTGTCGGATCGCGCGCTCGACCTGCTGACGGTCTACATCCAGGCCTTGGGCGCGCCGGGGCGGCGCCCCCACACGGTCGATCTGCCCGCCGTTGCGCGTGGAGAGGCCGCCTTCGCGACCCTGGGCTGCGCCGACTGCCATACGCCCACGCTGCGCACCGGCATGAAGCACCCGCTGGCGGAGCTGCGCGGGCAGACCATTCGCCCCTACACCGATCTGCTGCTGCACGACATGGGCCCCGAGCTGGCGGACCAGCTCAGCTCGAACGGCGAGCAGAATCGCGAGTGGCGCACGCCGGCGCTCTGGGGTCTGGGAATGCGACAGGCCGTCAATGGTCACAGTCGCCTCCTCCATGACGGCCGTGCGCGCAGTCTGGAAGAGGCGATCCTGTGGCACGGTGGTGAGGCGCAGTCCAGCCGGAATCGCTTCCGTACAGCGGCGGCATCGGTGCGACAGGATCTGATCGCCTTCCTCGAATCGCTGTGA
- a CDS encoding acyl-CoA dehydrogenase C-terminal domain-containing protein has translation MPSYTAPLRDMRFVLFELLNAEGELKAMPAHDSVDAEMLNAVLEEAGKFAAQVIHPLNASGDREGCTFHGDGVVTAPTGFKAAYQQYVEAGWPSLACDPAYGGQGLPIVLNNAIYEMFNSANQAWLMYAGLSHSAYECIKAHGSQEQKNLYLPKVVSGEWTGTMCLTEPHCGTDLGILRTRAEPNGDGSYRLSGTKIFISAGEHDLAENILHLVLARLPDAPAGTKGISLFLVPKFVPNADGSLGARNGIKAGSIEHKMGIHGNATCVMNLDDATGWMIGEPNRGLNAMFVMMNSARLGVGMQSLGLAEAAYQNAVAYARDRLQSRSATGPKRPDKAADPIIVHPDVRRMLLTAKAYTEGGRAFTTWIAQMIDRELSHPEAAVREEAADLVALLTPVVKAFITDNTWETNTLAQQVFGGHGYIEEWGMSQYLRDARINMIYEGTNGIQSLDLLARKVLGDGGKRLQKFGALIAKFAEAEQAYPGMAEFIAPLAELGQKLTQLTMELGGKAASNPDEVGAAATHYLRIVGHLVYGYFWARMARIALEKKDSGDAFYAGKLHTARFYFSRLLPETAYHFRAARAGADSLMAIEEAMF, from the coding sequence ATGCCCAGCTACACCGCCCCCCTGCGCGACATGCGCTTCGTGCTGTTCGAACTGCTGAACGCGGAGGGCGAGCTGAAGGCCATGCCGGCCCACGACTCGGTCGACGCCGAGATGCTCAATGCGGTACTGGAAGAGGCCGGCAAGTTCGCGGCACAGGTGATCCATCCGCTCAACGCGAGCGGCGATCGCGAGGGCTGCACCTTCCACGGCGACGGCGTGGTCACCGCGCCGACGGGCTTCAAGGCCGCCTACCAGCAGTACGTCGAGGCCGGCTGGCCGTCCTTGGCCTGCGATCCGGCCTACGGCGGCCAGGGCCTGCCGATCGTGCTCAACAACGCGATCTACGAGATGTTCAACTCAGCCAACCAGGCCTGGCTGATGTACGCGGGCCTCTCGCACTCGGCCTACGAGTGCATCAAGGCGCACGGCAGCCAGGAGCAGAAGAACCTCTACCTGCCGAAGGTCGTCTCCGGCGAGTGGACCGGCACCATGTGCCTGACCGAGCCGCACTGCGGCACCGACCTCGGCATCCTGCGCACCCGCGCCGAGCCGAATGGCGACGGCAGCTATCGCCTGTCGGGCACCAAGATCTTCATCTCCGCCGGCGAGCACGACCTCGCCGAGAACATCCTGCACCTGGTGCTGGCGCGCCTGCCGGATGCGCCGGCCGGCACCAAGGGCATCTCGCTGTTCCTGGTGCCGAAGTTCGTGCCCAACGCCGACGGCAGCCTCGGCGCGCGCAACGGCATCAAGGCCGGCTCAATCGAACACAAGATGGGCATCCACGGCAATGCCACCTGCGTGATGAACCTCGACGACGCCACCGGCTGGATGATCGGTGAGCCGAACCGCGGTCTGAACGCGATGTTCGTGATGATGAACTCGGCGCGTCTGGGCGTGGGCATGCAGTCCCTGGGTCTGGCGGAAGCCGCGTATCAGAACGCCGTCGCCTACGCCCGCGACCGCCTGCAGAGCCGCTCGGCGACGGGCCCGAAGCGTCCGGACAAGGCCGCGGATCCGATCATCGTGCACCCCGACGTGCGCCGCATGCTGCTGACCGCGAAGGCCTACACCGAAGGTGGCCGCGCGTTCACGACCTGGATCGCGCAGATGATCGACCGCGAGCTGTCGCATCCGGAAGCCGCGGTGCGCGAAGAGGCCGCCGATCTGGTGGCCCTGCTCACGCCGGTGGTCAAAGCCTTCATCACCGACAACACCTGGGAGACCAACACGCTGGCCCAGCAGGTGTTCGGTGGTCATGGCTACATCGAGGAATGGGGCATGAGCCAGTACTTGCGCGATGCCCGCATCAACATGATTTACGAAGGCACCAACGGCATCCAGTCGCTCGACCTGCTGGCCCGCAAGGTGCTGGGCGACGGTGGCAAGCGCCTGCAGAAGTTTGGCGCGCTGATTGCGAAGTTCGCCGAGGCCGAACAGGCCTATCCCGGCATGGCGGAGTTCATCGCGCCGCTGGCCGAGCTTGGGCAGAAGCTCACCCAGCTCACGATGGAGTTGGGCGGCAAAGCCGCAAGTAATCCCGATGAAGTCGGCGCCGCCGCGACCCACTACCTTCGCATCGTCGGACATCTGGTCTACGGCTACTTCTGGGCCCGCATGGCGCGTATCGCGCTGGAGAAGAAGGACAGCGGCGACGCCTTCTACGCGGGCAAGCTGCACACCGCCCGCTTCTATTTCAGCCGCCTGCTGCCGGAGACGGCCTACCACTTCCGCGCTGCACGCGCCGGCGCTGACAGCCTGATGGCGATTGAGGAAGCCATGTTCTGA
- a CDS encoding ribonuclease H-like domain-containing protein gives MAPASSRSASAGATSGTEGLSTASRTAPPASPVAGAEISPGLFEHRECLPIAPPVPWLWLPDLHPRLLPTDALLHFDSETTGLAGGTGTRAFMLGFARWRPEGLEVRQLWISRLAAEPLMLERFAQWLAEGAFQLVSYNGRSFDAPLLRARYRLCRQRDPLHGLPHHDLLHAVRRRFRSAWPSCRLGEAEARLLGVRRVDDLPGAEVPAAFLASLRHRSAAPLQRVRLHHFQDLLSLAGLLPRLCELSACAPERWALQACERAQPSAVDTSKRIETTGATTGPVQIALENRTACAGLQR, from the coding sequence ATGGCCCCTGCATCGTCTCGGTCTGCGAGCGCAGGCGCGACGAGCGGCACTGAAGGCCTCTCGACGGCCTCCCGCACCGCGCCCCCCGCATCGCCCGTGGCGGGCGCCGAGATCAGTCCAGGCCTGTTCGAACACCGCGAGTGTCTACCGATCGCGCCGCCGGTTCCGTGGCTGTGGCTGCCCGATCTGCATCCGCGGCTCTTGCCTACCGACGCGCTGCTGCACTTCGACAGCGAAACCACCGGCCTGGCGGGTGGCACCGGCACCCGTGCCTTCATGCTGGGGTTCGCGCGCTGGCGGCCCGAGGGCTTGGAAGTCCGCCAGCTGTGGATCAGCCGCCTCGCCGCCGAACCGCTGATGCTGGAGCGATTCGCGCAGTGGCTGGCCGAGGGCGCGTTCCAGCTGGTCAGCTACAACGGCCGCAGCTTCGATGCGCCCCTGCTGCGCGCGCGCTATCGGCTGTGTCGCCAGCGCGACCCGCTGCACGGCCTGCCGCACCACGACCTGCTGCATGCGGTGCGACGCCGGTTTCGCAGCGCATGGCCGAGCTGCCGCCTGGGCGAGGCCGAGGCGCGTCTGTTGGGGGTGCGCAGAGTGGATGACCTGCCCGGGGCGGAGGTGCCGGCCGCGTTCCTCGCCAGCTTGCGCCACCGCAGCGCGGCGCCGCTGCAACGCGTGCGCCTGCATCACTTCCAGGATCTGCTCAGCCTTGCCGGCCTGCTGCCCCGACTGTGCGAGCTGAGTGCCTGCGCGCCGGAGCGTTGGGCTTTGCAGGCATGCGAGCGCGCGCAGCCTTCGGCGGTAGACACGTCAAAGCGCATTGAGACAACGGGCGCGACGACGGGACCGGTTCAGATCGCCTTGGAGAACCGCACGGCCTGCGCGGGGCTGCAGAGGTAG
- a CDS encoding acyltransferase yields the protein MKLLFAPLRAALTFGLVALNTAIHVPVLLLFALFKLVLRFRAAQVGLTRLLIAIASSWVAVNSGLMRGLTPTRFVFEGLDSLRPEGWYLVIANHQSWVDIPVLQMALNRRIPMLKFFLKQQLMWVPVMGLAWWALDFPFMRRHTREQIARDPSLRGKDIESTRRACAKFRYTPVSVMNFVEGSRFTPGKHARQNSPYAHLLAPKAGGVAFVLQAMGDSLQALVDVSIAYPAGRPSLYDLLAGRIPEIRLRVSQRPLPPELLGRDYQEDADFRERFQTWLNGLWAEKDAELAEMLAEALPR from the coding sequence ATGAAGCTGCTCTTCGCACCGCTGCGCGCCGCCCTCACCTTCGGACTGGTGGCGCTGAACACCGCCATCCACGTGCCGGTGCTGCTGCTGTTCGCGCTGTTCAAGCTGGTGCTGCGGTTCCGCGCGGCGCAGGTCGGTCTGACCCGCCTGTTGATCGCCATCGCCAGCAGCTGGGTGGCGGTCAACAGCGGACTGATGCGGGGGCTTACGCCCACACGTTTCGTGTTCGAGGGCCTGGACAGCCTGAGGCCCGAGGGCTGGTACCTGGTGATTGCAAACCACCAGAGCTGGGTGGACATCCCGGTGCTGCAGATGGCCTTGAACCGCCGCATCCCGATGCTGAAGTTCTTCCTGAAGCAGCAGCTCATGTGGGTACCGGTGATGGGCCTGGCCTGGTGGGCGCTGGACTTTCCCTTCATGCGTCGACACACCCGCGAGCAGATCGCCCGCGACCCCAGTTTGCGCGGCAAAGACATCGAGTCCACCCGCCGGGCCTGCGCCAAGTTCCGCTACACCCCGGTGTCGGTGATGAACTTCGTGGAAGGCTCGCGCTTCACCCCCGGCAAGCACGCCCGCCAGAACTCGCCCTACGCCCACCTGCTCGCGCCCAAAGCCGGCGGCGTCGCCTTTGTGCTGCAGGCCATGGGCGACAGCCTGCAGGCCCTGGTGGACGTGAGCATCGCCTACCCGGCCGGTCGCCCCAGCCTGTACGACCTGTTAGCTGGCCGGATTCCCGAGATCCGCCTGCGGGTCAGCCAGCGGCCGCTGCCGCCAGAACTGCTGGGCCGCGATTACCAGGAAGACGCCGACTTCCGAGAGCGCTTCCAGACCTGGCTCAATGGACTGTGGGCAGAGAAGGACGCCGAGCTGGCCGAAATGCTGGCCGAAGCGCTCCCGCGCTGA
- a CDS encoding LysR family transcriptional regulator, with the protein MDAGSFTKGAQRSNLCKSALTQKIQRLEKALNVKLLHRNTRQIGLTPEGEELYKHVLPILAATQAIEDVLVASRSGPRGLLRVHLRANTAKLIILPRLAEFLDQNPGIQFELCCSDRQLDLVANGIDCALRGGPLRDDSMVAVRIGETKAIYCASPVYLDKHPPPRSINDLGRHAVVLYRETTDSKSKSIEDFLCGEAFAGNFRRPHFVDDVGVQIAAAKLHMGITYVVEDLVRDELASGSLVRVLPQHEGAAYPMHIVYPANRHLPQRVRVFIDWVRELFRERLAPASGKG; encoded by the coding sequence GTGGATGCGGGCAGCTTCACCAAGGGTGCCCAGAGAAGCAACCTCTGCAAGTCGGCCCTGACCCAGAAGATCCAGCGCTTGGAGAAGGCGCTGAACGTGAAGCTTCTGCACCGCAACACTCGGCAGATTGGGCTGACGCCGGAAGGAGAGGAGCTCTACAAGCATGTGCTGCCGATTCTTGCGGCAACGCAAGCAATCGAGGACGTGCTGGTGGCCAGCAGAAGCGGACCGCGCGGCCTGCTGCGAGTGCACCTGCGAGCCAACACGGCGAAGCTGATCATCCTGCCGCGCCTTGCGGAGTTTCTCGACCAGAATCCCGGCATCCAGTTCGAGCTGTGCTGCAGTGATCGGCAGCTCGACCTGGTTGCCAACGGAATCGACTGCGCTCTCCGCGGCGGGCCACTCCGCGACGACTCCATGGTGGCCGTTCGTATCGGCGAAACCAAGGCGATCTACTGCGCTTCGCCGGTCTATCTCGACAAACACCCGCCGCCCCGCAGCATCAACGATCTGGGTCGGCACGCGGTGGTTCTATACCGCGAGACCACGGACAGCAAATCGAAATCCATCGAGGACTTTCTGTGCGGCGAAGCCTTCGCCGGCAACTTTCGACGCCCCCATTTCGTGGACGACGTCGGGGTCCAAATCGCAGCGGCCAAGCTGCATATGGGCATCACCTACGTCGTCGAGGATCTCGTGCGCGATGAGCTGGCCTCGGGCTCACTCGTGAGGGTTCTGCCGCAGCACGAGGGCGCCGCCTATCCGATGCACATCGTGTATCCCGCCAATCGCCACCTGCCGCAGCGGGTGAGAGTTTTCATCGATTGGGTGCGCGAGCTGTTCCGTGAGCGATTGGCACCAGCGTCCGGGAAAGGCTGA
- the hemN gene encoding oxygen-independent coproporphyrinogen III oxidase — translation MPTLPPFDAELLRRYDRPGPRYTSYPTAPHFSEKFDARAYRLAARESNADPIPRSLSLYVHVPFCLSPCFYCGCNRIITRDLGRAEKYLGHVQREIGLVAPLFDRDRDVVQLHLGGGTPNFLKPELMEQLVLSLGREFKFSTRADRDFSIELDPRSVDPAGIAHLAEIGFNRASLGVQDFDPDVQEAVNRIQSVEETLAVIEACRAHGFRSINIDLIYGLPRQSLEGFARTLDTVIAVRPDRLAVYSYAHLPDLFKAQKQIKIEDLLPPEMKLRLLQLAIEKLSAAGYHYIGMDHFALPEDELARAQRVGSLQRNFMGYTTHAETDLIGLGMSAISRIGDHFSQNARELGAYVAAVEADRQPVIRGLDLDGDDVLRADLIQHLMCQGEIDKRDLENRYGIHFDRYFEDALLQLPPLVEDGLVSVEDDFIRITPRGRLLMRVVAMCFDRYLCSPAQAVRFSKAI, via the coding sequence ATGCCGACCCTCCCGCCCTTCGATGCCGAGCTGTTGCGCCGCTACGACCGCCCCGGTCCGCGCTACACCTCCTACCCGACCGCACCGCACTTCAGCGAGAAGTTCGATGCCCGCGCCTATCGATTGGCGGCTCGCGAGAGCAATGCCGACCCGATCCCGCGATCGCTCTCGCTGTATGTGCACGTGCCTTTCTGCCTGTCGCCCTGCTTCTACTGCGGCTGCAATCGCATCATCACGCGCGATCTCGGCCGCGCCGAGAAGTACCTGGGCCATGTGCAGCGCGAGATCGGCCTGGTCGCGCCCCTGTTCGACCGCGACCGCGACGTGGTGCAGCTGCATCTGGGCGGTGGCACCCCGAACTTCCTCAAGCCCGAGCTGATGGAGCAGCTGGTCCTGAGCCTCGGCCGCGAGTTCAAGTTCAGCACGCGCGCCGACCGCGACTTCTCGATCGAACTGGACCCGCGCAGCGTCGATCCCGCCGGCATCGCCCACTTGGCCGAGATCGGCTTCAATCGCGCCAGTCTGGGCGTACAGGACTTCGACCCCGACGTGCAGGAAGCGGTCAATCGGATCCAGAGCGTCGAGGAGACGCTGGCGGTCATCGAGGCCTGTCGCGCCCACGGTTTCCGCTCGATCAACATCGATCTCATCTACGGCCTGCCGCGACAGAGCCTGGAAGGCTTCGCGCGCACGCTCGACACCGTGATCGCGGTACGCCCCGATCGTCTCGCGGTCTACAGCTATGCCCATCTGCCTGACCTGTTCAAGGCGCAGAAGCAGATCAAGATCGAAGACCTGCTGCCGCCCGAGATGAAGCTGCGCCTGCTGCAGCTCGCCATCGAGAAGCTGTCGGCCGCGGGCTACCACTACATCGGCATGGACCACTTCGCCCTGCCCGAGGACGAACTGGCCCGCGCTCAGCGCGTCGGCAGCCTGCAGCGCAACTTCATGGGCTACACCACACACGCCGAGACCGACCTGATCGGACTGGGCATGAGTGCGATCAGCCGCATCGGCGATCACTTCAGCCAGAACGCGCGCGAGCTGGGCGCCTACGTCGCCGCAGTCGAAGCCGACCGCCAACCGGTGATCCGCGGTCTGGATCTGGACGGCGACGATGTCCTGCGCGCCGACCTGATCCAGCACCTCATGTGCCAAGGCGAGATCGACAAGCGCGACCTGGAGAACCGCTACGGCATCCACTTCGACCGCTACTTCGAGGACGCCCTGCTGCAGCTGCCGCCTCTGGTCGAGGATGGGCTGGTCAGCGTGGAAGACGATTTCATCCGCATCACCCCGCGCGGACGCCTGTTGATGCGGGTCGTGGCGATGTGCTTTGACCGCTACCTCTGCAGCCCCGCGCAGGCCGTGCGGTTCTCCAAGGCGATCTGA
- a CDS encoding peptidylprolyl isomerase has protein sequence MQIADRCVVSFHYILTNDAGDVLDSSSGREPLSYLHGAGNIVPGLESALDGRQAGDSFKVSIAPEEGYGVHHEGLVQQVPRAAFAGVDEVQVGMEFHAQGPQGPLAVTVTAVDGDSVTIDGNHPLAGQTLHFAVEVTAVRQATLEETSHGHVHGPGGVEH, from the coding sequence ATGCAGATCGCAGATCGCTGCGTCGTTTCCTTCCACTACATCCTGACCAACGACGCCGGCGACGTACTCGACAGCTCGTCAGGGCGCGAACCCCTGTCCTATCTGCACGGCGCTGGCAACATCGTGCCGGGGCTGGAATCGGCTCTGGACGGTCGCCAAGCGGGCGACAGTTTCAAGGTCTCCATCGCGCCGGAGGAGGGCTACGGCGTGCATCACGAGGGGCTGGTCCAGCAGGTGCCGCGTGCGGCTTTTGCCGGCGTGGACGAGGTCCAGGTCGGTATGGAGTTCCACGCACAGGGGCCGCAAGGGCCCTTGGCCGTGACGGTCACGGCGGTGGACGGAGACAGCGTGACCATCGACGGCAACCACCCGCTGGCGGGGCAGACCTTGCATTTCGCCGTGGAAGTGACCGCAGTGCGTCAGGCGACTCTGGAAGAGACCTCGCACGGCCATGTCCATGGACCGGGTGGCGTCGAGCACTGA
- a CDS encoding GntR family transcriptional regulator: protein MSVIWNENTPIYLQLKEKVIGMLLDGVLKPGDALPSVRQVAADFQLNPITVSRAYQELVDESLVEKRRGLGMYVTEGAPEKLLASERQRFLKEEWPAVLARIERLGLQLDQLMNRDEDRGTQA, encoded by the coding sequence ATGAGCGTGATCTGGAACGAAAACACGCCGATCTATCTGCAGCTCAAGGAAAAGGTGATCGGCATGCTGCTAGACGGCGTGCTCAAGCCCGGCGACGCCCTGCCCTCGGTGCGGCAGGTGGCGGCCGATTTCCAGCTGAATCCCATCACCGTCTCCCGCGCCTATCAGGAGCTGGTGGACGAATCCCTGGTCGAGAAACGTCGAGGTTTAGGCATGTACGTCACGGAAGGCGCTCCCGAGAAACTTCTAGCCAGCGAGCGCCAGCGGTTTCTCAAGGAAGAGTGGCCAGCGGTACTGGCCCGGATCGAGCGACTCGGACTGCAGCTCGACCAACTCATGAATCGCGACGAGGACAGGGGGACACAGGCATGA
- a CDS encoding ABC transporter ATP-binding protein, whose amino-acid sequence MSTVISARGLSKSYGKTTALKGLDFEIHAGRIVGLIGPNGAGKTTALKAILGLAPYEGELKVLGLDPSTQRNQLMQDVCFIADVAVLPRWIRVREAIDFVEGVHPRFSREKCEAFLKATKLTPSMKVKTMSKGMIVQLHLALVMAIDARLLVLDEPTLGLDILYRKAFYQHLLNDYFDHDKTIIVTTHQVEEIEHILTDLIFIRDGEVSLSSSMEDVGERFTEVMVGPEHVETCRAMKPLDERQVFGKSIFLFDGANRAELSRMGEIRTPGVADIFVATMKGTYA is encoded by the coding sequence ATGAGCACAGTGATCAGCGCACGGGGTCTGAGCAAGAGCTATGGCAAGACGACAGCGCTCAAGGGCCTGGATTTCGAGATCCACGCCGGCCGCATCGTCGGCCTGATCGGACCGAACGGCGCCGGCAAAACCACGGCACTCAAGGCGATCCTGGGGCTCGCGCCCTATGAGGGCGAACTGAAGGTGCTGGGCCTCGACCCGAGCACACAACGCAATCAGCTGATGCAGGACGTCTGCTTCATCGCCGACGTCGCCGTACTGCCGCGCTGGATCCGCGTGCGCGAGGCCATCGACTTCGTCGAAGGCGTGCACCCGCGATTCTCCCGCGAAAAGTGCGAGGCCTTTCTGAAAGCGACCAAGCTGACCCCAAGCATGAAGGTCAAGACCATGTCCAAGGGCATGATCGTGCAGCTGCATCTGGCCCTGGTCATGGCCATCGATGCCCGCCTGCTGGTGCTCGATGAACCGACGCTTGGCCTCGACATTCTGTATCGCAAGGCCTTCTACCAGCACCTGCTGAACGACTACTTCGACCACGACAAGACGATCATCGTCACCACCCACCAGGTCGAGGAGATCGAACACATCCTCACCGACCTGATCTTCATCCGCGACGGCGAAGTCAGCCTGTCGTCGAGCATGGAGGACGTGGGCGAACGCTTCACCGAAGTCATGGTCGGCCCCGAGCACGTTGAAACCTGCCGCGCGATGAAGCCGCTGGATGAGCGCCAGGTGTTCGGCAAGAGCATCTTCCTCTTCGACGGCGCCAACCGCGCTGAGCTGAGCCGCATGGGCGAGATCCGCACGCCCGGCGTCGCCGACATCTTCGTGGCCACCATGAAAGGAACCTACGCATGA